One window of Mauremys reevesii isolate NIE-2019 linkage group 4, ASM1616193v1, whole genome shotgun sequence genomic DNA carries:
- the ANKRD9 gene encoding ankyrin repeat domain-containing protein 9, translated as MPWNVKWLNSYSSHNSQSQKQCKKSSFAFYQAVRDLLPVWLLEDIRTMEAFHWEEGGKVSTYSPSEALLYALVHNHQPYAQYLLNKFPQSALAIPSQNFSCCQSSAPHLAMAVRYNRTHILFRILKAIRGFPERERANYLDRRGCSRVEGSKTVLHVACELLRPECLLLVLGHGASPCLCDCNGNTPLDILLQQISQTPAVNMCTKLLLLDSLFLFMPQELQFSMKQQLLDNHQPWQDLLGENRFQWLAGLTPTSLFITAMRVLIRSISPEQFPEALENLPLPQFLKPLDLKLKN; from the coding sequence ATGCCTTGGAACGTCAAATGGCTGAACAGCTACAGCAGCCACAATTCCCAGTCCCAAAAGCAATGTAAGAAATCCTCCTTCGCCTTTTACCAGGcagtgagggacctgctgcctgTGTGGCTTCTGGAGGACATAAGAACAATGGAGGCCTTTCACTGGGAGGAAGGCGGAAAGGTGAGCACCTATTCTccctctgaggctcttctctatGCCCTGGTGCACAACCACCAACCTTATGCTCAGTACCTACTGAATAAGTTTCCTCAGAGCGCCCTGGCCATACCCAGCCAAAACTTCAGCTGCTGCCAGTCATCAGCTCCTCACCTAGCCATGGCAGTTCGCTACAACCGGACCCACATCCTCTTCAGAATACTGAAAGCCATCAGAGGctttccagagagagagagagccaacTACTTGGACCGCAGGGGATGCAGTCGCGTGGAAGGCAGCAAAACTGTCTTGCATGTGGCCTGTGAACTGTTGAGACCCGAATGTTTGCTTCTAGTGCTGGGTCATGGGGCCTCCCCCTGCTTATGTGACTGCAATGGGAATACCCCTTTGGACATCTTGCTCCAGCAGATTTCTCAGACCCCAGCGGTTAACATGTGCACCAAGCTCCTCTTGCTAGATTCACTTTTCCTCTTCATGCCTCAGGAACTCCAATTTTCAATGAAACAGCAACTGCTGGACAATCACCAGCCCTGGCAGGATCTTTTGGGAGAGAACAGATTCCAGTGGCTGGCAGGTTTAACTCCTACATCTCTGTTCATCACGGCTATGCGTGTCTTAATCAGGAGCATTTCACCTGAACAATTCCCAGAGGCACTGGAAAATCTGCCTTTGCCACAGTTTCTGAAGCCTTTAGACTTGAAATTGAAGAACTAG